Proteins from a genomic interval of Anatilimnocola floriformis:
- a CDS encoding amidohydrolase family protein, whose product MRLPIFVSGLLLLVTGATFAAPPQIEPVAGLRERTPRVQAIVNARVVQRPGKVIENGRVLIRDGVIVAVGEKIDLPPEARVWDLQGKTVYPGFVDAFTEQQIPADKLPSAARHWSKRITPELELAAFYQPEEALHTKYRAQGITARLVAPAGGIIKGQSALVLNGGVNRPTIVHGKVAQHIRLTVPFGVERDEYPNSPMGAVALARQTMLDAQWYRQASTAAAANTLLPRLDANRSLDALLPAIDGTQLVIADASDEQFLLRADAFAREFGLKLAIRGIGREYRLLELVKKTGRTIIVPVSFPQPPNVDTLAASLDVSLEQLMHWDLAPENPARLVGAGVPIALTTYGLTNTADFLSNVRRAVQRGLSADAALQALTLTPAELLGAEKSLGSIEPGKLACLVVADGDLFATKTKLLETWVEGQRYELQDAARVDIRGRWQLEFSDKPGKFSRVHLALSGTAEKPSGKWSLNEELEKADKLTALKMHDAVVEFSFDGKPLDLAGVARASGVVAAGKENELRISGEVIWADGSHSKLTGKRTSPFREGEAPAEPKGDKKEEESDKEKPKDKTDSPAVSQVNFPLGDFGLKEIPEQHEMVAIKNATIWTAADPPVIENGVLLIRAGKIVAVGKEQEIPEGITVIDAKGKHISPGIIDCHSHMATDGGVNEAGQSITAEVRIGDFVDANDITIYRQLAGGVTAANILHGSANTIGGQNQVIKLRWGSSYEGLRFREAPAGIKFALGENVKQSNWGEKYTKRYPQSRMGVEQILQDAMVSAKDYRRRLQLWKQNHEGLPPRRDLELDALVEVIEGTRLIHCHSYRQDEILALLQVCEQHGVQVATLQHILEGYKVADAIARHGAAGSSFSDWWGYKFEVLDAIPHNGLLMHRAGVSVSFNSDDRELARHLNHEAAKAMKYGGVPEVDALKFVTLNPAKQLRIDKYVGSLEAGKHADFVIWNGPPLSTLARCEQTWIEGRKFFDRAADVVMRKEQDQLRAAIIRKILASGESMKKAGDKNQTEADLWPREDEYCAHSRGQ is encoded by the coding sequence ATGCGTTTGCCGATTTTTGTCAGCGGTTTGCTTTTGCTCGTTACTGGGGCGACGTTCGCCGCGCCGCCACAGATCGAGCCAGTCGCCGGCCTCCGCGAGCGGACGCCGCGGGTGCAGGCCATCGTGAATGCCAGGGTTGTGCAGCGGCCTGGCAAGGTGATTGAGAACGGCCGGGTGCTGATTCGCGACGGCGTGATTGTCGCCGTGGGTGAAAAGATCGACCTGCCGCCAGAAGCCCGAGTGTGGGATCTGCAAGGGAAGACCGTTTATCCGGGCTTCGTCGATGCGTTCACGGAGCAGCAGATTCCTGCCGACAAGTTGCCGTCGGCGGCTCGTCACTGGAGCAAGCGGATCACGCCCGAGCTGGAACTCGCCGCGTTTTATCAGCCTGAGGAAGCACTCCACACCAAGTATCGCGCGCAGGGGATTACCGCGCGGCTCGTCGCGCCGGCAGGCGGGATTATCAAGGGCCAAAGCGCGCTCGTCCTCAACGGCGGTGTGAATCGGCCGACGATCGTGCATGGAAAAGTGGCGCAGCACATTCGCTTGACGGTGCCCTTTGGTGTCGAGCGCGATGAGTATCCCAATTCGCCGATGGGCGCTGTTGCTCTGGCCCGGCAAACGATGCTCGATGCTCAGTGGTATCGCCAGGCCAGCACGGCGGCCGCAGCCAATACGCTGTTGCCCCGGCTCGATGCCAATCGATCGCTCGATGCGCTGTTGCCCGCCATTGATGGCACGCAGTTGGTGATTGCCGATGCCAGTGATGAACAGTTTTTGCTGCGGGCCGATGCCTTTGCCCGCGAGTTTGGTTTGAAGCTCGCCATCCGCGGCATCGGGCGCGAATATCGCTTGCTCGAGCTGGTGAAGAAGACCGGCCGGACGATCATCGTGCCTGTGTCGTTTCCGCAGCCGCCGAATGTCGACACGCTCGCGGCTTCGCTCGATGTTTCGCTCGAACAGCTGATGCACTGGGACCTGGCGCCGGAGAATCCCGCGCGGCTCGTCGGCGCTGGCGTGCCGATCGCGCTGACGACGTATGGCTTGACGAACACGGCAGACTTCTTGTCGAACGTTCGCCGCGCGGTGCAGCGCGGATTGTCTGCCGACGCAGCGCTGCAGGCGCTCACGCTCACGCCGGCGGAGTTGCTTGGCGCCGAAAAATCGCTCGGCAGCATCGAGCCGGGCAAACTCGCCTGCCTCGTCGTCGCCGATGGCGACTTGTTTGCCACGAAGACCAAGCTGCTCGAAACCTGGGTCGAAGGCCAGCGTTACGAACTGCAGGATGCGGCCCGCGTCGATATCCGCGGCCGATGGCAACTCGAATTCAGCGACAAGCCGGGGAAGTTTTCGCGCGTGCATCTCGCGCTCAGTGGCACGGCAGAAAAGCCGAGCGGCAAATGGTCGTTGAATGAAGAACTCGAAAAAGCGGACAAACTCACCGCGCTGAAGATGCACGATGCGGTCGTTGAGTTTTCCTTCGACGGCAAACCGCTGGACCTCGCCGGAGTTGCACGAGCAAGCGGCGTGGTGGCGGCTGGCAAGGAAAACGAACTGCGCATCAGCGGCGAAGTGATTTGGGCCGACGGCAGCCATTCGAAACTGACTGGCAAACGGACTTCACCTTTCCGGGAGGGCGAGGCTCCCGCCGAGCCGAAGGGGGATAAGAAAGAAGAAGAGAGCGACAAGGAAAAGCCCAAAGACAAAACCGATTCGCCGGCTGTTTCGCAAGTGAATTTTCCCCTCGGCGATTTTGGTTTGAAGGAAATTCCCGAGCAGCACGAGATGGTCGCCATCAAGAATGCGACCATTTGGACGGCGGCCGATCCACCGGTGATCGAAAACGGCGTGCTGCTGATTCGCGCCGGCAAGATCGTTGCCGTCGGCAAGGAGCAGGAGATTCCCGAGGGGATCACCGTCATCGATGCGAAAGGGAAACACATTTCGCCTGGCATCATTGATTGTCATTCGCACATGGCGACCGATGGCGGCGTGAACGAAGCCGGTCAGTCGATTACGGCTGAGGTCCGCATCGGCGATTTTGTCGATGCCAACGACATCACCATTTATCGTCAGCTCGCCGGCGGCGTGACCGCGGCGAACATCTTGCACGGCAGCGCCAACACTATCGGCGGGCAGAATCAGGTGATCAAACTGCGCTGGGGAAGTTCATACGAAGGGCTGCGTTTTCGCGAAGCGCCGGCCGGCATCAAGTTCGCGCTCGGCGAAAACGTGAAGCAAAGCAACTGGGGCGAAAAGTACACGAAGCGTTATCCGCAATCGCGGATGGGCGTCGAACAGATTCTGCAGGATGCGATGGTTAGTGCGAAAGATTATCGCCGCCGCCTGCAACTCTGGAAGCAGAATCACGAAGGCTTGCCGCCGCGTCGTGATCTGGAGCTCGATGCGCTCGTCGAAGTGATCGAAGGAACTCGCTTGATCCACTGCCACAGTTATCGGCAGGACGAAATCCTCGCGCTGCTGCAAGTCTGCGAACAGCACGGCGTGCAGGTGGCGACGCTGCAGCACATTCTGGAGGGTTACAAAGTGGCCGACGCCATTGCTCGCCACGGCGCTGCGGGTTCATCGTTCAGCGATTGGTGGGGATACAAATTTGAAGTGCTCGACGCGATTCCGCACAACGGACTGCTGATGCACCGCGCTGGCGTGAGCGTGTCGTTCAACAGCGACGACCGCGAACTGGCCCGCCATCTCAACCACGAAGCCGCCAAGGCGATGAAGTACGGCGGCGTGCCCGAAGTCGACGCGCTGAAGTTCGTCACGCTCAATCCGGCCAAGCAACTGCGCATCGACAAGTACGTCGGCTCGCTCGAAGCCGGCAAGCACGCCGACTTCGTCATTTGGAACGGCCCGCCGCTATCGACGCTCGCGCGCTGCGAACAAACCTGGATCGAAGGTAGAAAATTCTTCGACCGTGCCGCGGATGTGGTGATGCGCAAAGAACAGGACCAGCTCCGCGCTGCGATCATCCGCAAGATTCTCGCGTCAGGCGAATCGATGAAAAAAGCGGGCGACAAAAATCAAACCGAAGCTGATCTTTGGCCGCGAGAAGATGAGTATTGTGCGCACAGCCGTGGGCAATAG